The nucleotide window ATTTCCTCACGCTTGCGGCATCGAGAGCCACCGTGCATCGCAGCAACGCATCTGCATCGCCTTTTGCTTTTGAGGCGGCTGGGTTAGACACGCCAATTCTCACGAGAGGGCGTAACCCAATGATCACCGAAATCGCACAAATCGACGTCAAGCCGGGCACCGAGAAGGATTTTGAAGCGGCCGTCGCCAAGGCCCGTCCGCTGTTCCTGCGCGCCAAGGGCGGCAAGGGATTTGAACTGCACAAATCGATCGAAAAGCCGCAGCGCTATCG belongs to Bradyrhizobium icense and includes:
- a CDS encoding antibiotic biosynthesis monooxygenase family protein yields the protein MITEIAQIDVKPGTEKDFEAAVAKARPLFLRAKGGKGFELHKSIEKPQRYRLVAKWETLENHTVDFRGSEDFTAWRALVGPYFASPPEVEHTETVLTTAD